DNA sequence from the Ruminococcus albus 7 = DSM 20455 genome:
TCTTAAAACAAGATGCAGGGTGCTTTCTTTCTGGATATTGTAATCGGCAAGAGTTCTGTCATCTTCAAGCTGTTTGCCTGCAAATATCAGTCTCTGTTTGTTGGGTGCAATACTCTCTTTATCCTGTATTTTTGCCTTTACGTTTTCAATAGTATCGCTGGGTTCAACCTCAAGAGTGATAGTCTTGCCTGTCAGAGTCTTGACGAATATCTGCATTGCGTTTGCGGTCAGTTTTTTACGACGCTTTCACCTTAACAAAATAAAGAATCTATCCTTGACAAGATACGTTCACTTTTGGATGACATTTTTGGAGAGCGGTGACAGTCAAGTATGATATCTGATATCTCATAGATTACATTGATCATAAAAGTTCAATATTGCGCTTTATGAGATCACAGCGCTGTTTTACGCATTCTGCTGTACGAAGCGCATCAGCGGGAGTGTTGAAGGCATAATCCAGCAGTTTGTCTATTGATGATACCGCAACGTGAAGTCGTGTATCAGAAGAAGCGTAATAAATGTATACATCACCGTTATCATCGACGATAGCACCATTTGTGAATACAACGTTCGATACATCGCCCACTCTTTCGTCTTTAAATGGTGCTATAAGATAACCACCGGGCTCGGCAATTACTTTCCAGGGCTCGCTGAGGTCTGTAACAAAACAGTATATAACATACCTGAGACCTGCTGCTGTGTTTCTTACTCCGTGTGCAATATTCAGCCATCCGCGCTCTGTCTTTATGGGAGTCGCACCTGCACCGTTCTTGCTTTCGGTTATAGTGTGGTAACGTCTTATACTGGTCATACGTTCCTCGTCGATCACTGCGTGAGTGATATCATCGGCAAGTCCGAATCCTATGCCTCCGCCTGAGCCTGTTTCAATAAATCCATCCATTGGACGGGTATAGAATGCATACTTGCCGTCAACAAATTCGGGCAGAAGTGTTACATTACGCTGCTGCGGACTGCGAAGAGTAACAAGGTCTGGAAGACGCTCCCAGTTTGTCAGATCCTTTGTACGAGCGATGCCGGCTGAAGCAACTGCTTCTGAAAGATCAGCGGTACCTGCACTTTTTTCTACACAGAATACGCCGTATATCCAACCGTCCTCATGCTGTGTAAGGCGCATATCATATACATTTGTTTCATCATCAGTAAGAGCCGGCAGACACACTGGATATTGACGGAAACGGAATCCTTCGGTGCCTTTATCGCTTTCAGCTACGGCGAAAAAGCTCTTGCGGTCATTGCCTTCAACGCGGGCTACAAGACAGTAGCGATCGTTTAGCTTTATAGCTCCGGCATTGAATACTGCGTTTATACCTAAACGTTCCTGAAAGAAAGGATTTGTTTCCTTGTTAAGGTCATATCTCCAGTGAAGCGGTATATGCTCTCTTGTAAGTACGGGATGCTCGTAACGGTCATAGATACCGTTGTAAAATGAAGTTTTAGTATTTTTGCGAGAAAGAAGTGCTTCCTGTTCATTTCGCATTTCGGTGTATTTTTCGTGTATCATACTTCGCTCCTCCTTAGAATTTCAAGACACATCCTGCCCAAATGATGTGAACATTCAATTCGCTCACTATATGGGATATTGTTTTCATGCTGCAGTACTCACGTACTGACCTGAACATTTTACTTGCTATGGAAACGGATAATACTCATATTTATCCGAATATTTGCTCTGTGGGCATTCAAAGTCAGTACAGCGATCTTCTTGATAACCATTCTACAC
Encoded proteins:
- a CDS encoding 4-O-beta-D-mannosyl-D-glucose phosphorylase codes for the protein MIHEKYTEMRNEQEALLSRKNTKTSFYNGIYDRYEHPVLTREHIPLHWRYDLNKETNPFFQERLGINAVFNAGAIKLNDRYCLVARVEGNDRKSFFAVAESDKGTEGFRFRQYPVCLPALTDDETNVYDMRLTQHEDGWIYGVFCVEKSAGTADLSEAVASAGIARTKDLTNWERLPDLVTLRSPQQRNVTLLPEFVDGKYAFYTRPMDGFIETGSGGGIGFGLADDITHAVIDEERMTSIRRYHTITESKNGAGATPIKTERGWLNIAHGVRNTAAGLRYVIYCFVTDLSEPWKVIAEPGGYLIAPFKDERVGDVSNVVFTNGAIVDDNGDVYIYYASSDTRLHVAVSSIDKLLDYAFNTPADALRTAECVKQRCDLIKRNIELL